One Prunus dulcis chromosome 7, ALMONDv2, whole genome shotgun sequence DNA segment encodes these proteins:
- the LOC117633676 gene encoding uncharacterized protein LOC117633676 → METPSSIRRVTRSQALVAQNSNTNNIPLSRKNEDSEKVESKSRPRNGKQQQDRSALIDITNDSPIVGLAMGSLETPSSAIVKQRSFRAKNTPGSGEALLRGQVKTLLQQVEEEAELSKITLESRPLRLLQGITGNSPMGLLAPTPANTPQVSDLSVDASGSNNGGVGFEKPSPLIQEQLISQVVCDIFEGKNQESLESQKSIISRSLLLDFSEKSEVSSVSSECSSVITEIKEKSSPDDDSASIWSIQVNASTHDEDEEEVAEEEEEEDYYLNLNEGYEIEEHEQDGGYDLDELCDGINNICVDEKKMIPEFAGKHTRFVYDSEDDIEIVEEDFSAQSPDSGAVVSPSALRLKGLPTPKGKHMRFLEEEN, encoded by the exons ATGGAGACCCCATCTTCAATCAGAAGAGTCACAAGGTCTCAGGCTTTGGTTGCTCAAAACAGCAACACCAACAACATTCCCCTTTCAA gGAAGAATGAAGATTCTGAAAAGGTTGAATCGAAATCAAGACCAAGAAATGGGAAGCAACAGCAAGATAGATCAGCCCTGATTGACATAACCAATGATTCTCCGATTGTGGGGCTTGCAATGGGAAGCTTGGAGACCCCATCATCGGCCATAGTCAAACAGAGAAGCTTTAGAGCCAAGAACACACCTGGGTCCGGAGAGGCCTTGCTGAGGGGTCAAGTCAAGACCCTCTTGCAACAAGTGGAGGAAGAGGCCGAGCTCTCAAAGATCACATTGGAAAGCCGCCCTCTTCGTCTTCTCCAAGGAATTACTGGTAACTCGCCAATGGGACTACTTGCCCCAACTCCGGCAAACACACCACAGGTCTCTGATCTCTCTGTTGATGCAAGTGGAAGCAACAATGGTGGTGTGGGTTTCGAGAAGCCTTCTCCACTTATCCAAGAACAATTGATTTCTCAG GTGGTATGTGACATCTTTGAGGGAAAGAATCAAGAAAGCCTTGAATCACAAAAGAGTATCATCAGCCGGTCTCTGCTGCTGGATTTCTCTGAGAAATCTGAAGTCTCCTCTGTTTCATCAGAGTGCTCCTCTGTGATTACTGAAATCAAAGAGAAGTCATCACCAGATGATGATAGTGCTTCCATTTGGTCAATTCAGGTCAATGCTAGCACccatgatgaagatgaagaagaagttgcagaagaagaagaagaagaagattatTATCTGAATCTGAATGAAGgttatgaaattgaagaacatgAACAGGATGGAGGCTATGATCTTGATGAGCTTTGTGATGGTATAAACAACATTTGTgttgatgagaagaaaatgatccccgagtttgctggaAAGCATACAAGATTTGTGTATGACAGTGAGGATGACATTGAAATCGTTGAAGAAGACTTTTCAGCACAGAGTCCTGATTCAGGTGCTGTTGTTTCACCCAGTGCCCTTCGCTTGAAGGGCTTGCCAACACCAAAAGGCAAGCACATGCGCTTTCTTGAGGAGGAAAATTAA
- the LOC117633677 gene encoding gibberellin-regulated protein 1-like, producing the protein MALSSRLTLMMASLVFSFLVLQYLTEAAHQSHMMNNNGGPSPLPPPTLDCGVACEGRCKLSSRPRLCKRACGSCCDKCSCVPPGTAGNYEACPCYASLTTRNQTRKCP; encoded by the exons atggCCTTGTCATCAAGATTAACCCTGATGATGGCTTcccttgttttctcttttctggTTCTCCAATATCTCACTGAAGCAGCTCATCAGTCCCACATG ATGAACAACAATGGAGGTCCGAGCCCCCTACCCCCGCCCACCCTAG ATTGCGGAGTGGCATGTGAAGGAAGGTGCAAATTATCATCAAGGCCTCGTCTGTGCAAAAGGGCTTGTGGGAGTTGCTGTGACAAGTGTAGCTGTGTTCCTCCAGGCACTGCTGGCAACTATGAGGCTTGTCCTTGCTATGCTAGCCTCACCACCCGCAATCAAACCCGAAAATgcccttaa
- the LOC117633678 gene encoding naringenin,2-oxoglutarate 3-dioxygenase yields the protein MAPATTLTSIAGEKTLQQKFVRDEDERPKVAYNNFSNEIPIISLAGIDEVEGRRADICKKIVEACEDWGIFQIVDHGVDTKLISEMTGLAREFFALPSEEKLRFDMSGGKKGGFIVSSHLQGEAVQDWREIVTYFSYPIRHRDYSRWPDKPEGWREVTQKYSDELMGLACKLLGVLSEAMGLDTEALTKACVDMDQKVVVNFYPKCPQPDLTLGLKRHTDPGTITLLLQDQVGGLQATRDDGKTWITVQPVEGAFVVNLGDHGHFLSNGRFKNADHQAVVNSNSSRLSIATFQNPAQEATVYPLSIREGEKPILEGPITYTEMYKKKMTKDLELARLKKLAKEQQLQDSEKEGKPKDDIFA from the exons ATGGCTCCTGCTACTACTCTCACCTCCATAGCAGGGGAGAAAACCCTGCAACAAAAATTTGTCCGGGACGAAGATGAGCGCCCCAAGGTTGCCTACAACAACTTCAGCAATGAAATCCCGATCATTTCGCTTGCCGGGATCGACGAGGTGGAAGGCCGCCGGGCTGATATTTGCAAGAAGATTGTGGAGGCTTGTGAGGATTGGGGTATTTTCCAGATTGTTGATCATGGAGTTGATACCAAGCTCATCTCGGAAATGACCGGTCTCGCCAGAGAGTTCTTCGCTCTGCCCTCGGAGGAGAAGCTTCGTTTTGACATGTCCGGCGGCAAAAAGGGTGGCTTCATTGTCTCCAGCCATTTACAG GGAGAAGCTGTGCAAGATTGGCGCGAAATTGTGACATACTTCTCATACCCAATCCGGCACCGGGACTATTCGAGGTGGCCGGACAAGCCGGAGGGATGGAGAGAGGTGACACAGAAGTACAGCGACGAGCTGATGGGGCTGGCATGCAAGCTTTTGGGGGTGTTATCAGAAGCCATGGGACTGGACACAGAGGCATTGACAAAGGCGTGTGTAGACATGGACCAAAAAGTCGTGGTCAATTTCTACCCAAAATGCCCCCAACCCGACCTCACCCTTGGCCTTAAGCGCCACACTGACCCAGGCACAATTACCCTTTTGCTCCAAGACCAGGTTGGTGGCCTCCAGGCTACCAGGGATGATGGGAAGACGTGGATCACCGTTCAACCAGTGGAAGGAGCCTTCGTGGTCAATCTTGGAGACCATGGTCAT TTTCTGAGCAATGGGAGGTTCAAGAATGCTGATCACCAAGCAGTTGTGAACTCAAACAGCAGCAGGCTGTCCATAGCCACATTCCAGAACCCAGCTCAAGAAGCTACAGTCTACCCACTGAGCAtcagagagggagagaagcCCATTCTAGAGGGGCCAATCACCTACACAGAGATgtacaagaagaagatgaccaAGGACCTTGAGCTTGCCAGGCTCAAAAAGCTGGCCAAGGAGCAACAATTGCAGGACTCGGAGAAGGAGGGCAAGCCAAAGGATGATATTTTTGCTTAG
- the LOC117633679 gene encoding calcium-dependent protein kinase 28-like — MGGCFSTVKVSGSNSNNTTAPTANHNRKQSTASSQSTTPPVKQEQRRTNRPNEMPRKQLANKTKGKPNSRRQTGVIPCGKRTDFGYDKNFDKRYTIGKLLGHGQFGYTYVATDKANGDRVAVKRIDKNKMILPIAVEDVKREVKILKELAGHENVVQFYNAFEDDSYVFIVMELCEGGELLDRILEKKDSRYTEKDAAVVVRQMLKVAAECHLHGLVHRDMKPENFLFKSKALDSPLKATDFGLSDFIKPGKKFQDIVGSAYYVAPEVLRRKSGPESDVWSIGVITYILLCGRRPFWDKTEDGIFKEVLRNKPDFRRKPWPTISTSAKDFVKKILVKDPRARLTAAQALSHPWVREGGNASEIPIDISVLNNMRQFVRYSRLKQFALRALASTLNAEELSDLKDQFDAIDVDKNGSISLEEMRQALAKDVPWKLKDSRVLEILEAIDSNTDGLVDFTEFVAATLHVHQLEEHDSEKWQQRSRAAFEKFDIDKDGFITPEELKMHTGLRGSIDPLLEEADIDKDGKISLSEFRRLLRTASISSKTVTSPPGQRNARKV, encoded by the exons ATGGGTGGTTGCTTCTCCACCGTCAAGGTCAGTGGCTCAAATAGCAACAACACAACCGCGCCCACGGCCAATCACAACCGGAAACAGAGCACAGCATCGTCACAATCAACAACCCCGCCGGTCAAGCAAGAACAGAGAAGGACCAATAGACCCAATGAGATGCCCAGGAAGCAGCTTgccaataaaacaaaaggcaaGCCCAACTCCAGGAGGCAGACCGGGGTCATACCGTGCGGGAAGCGCACCGATTTTGGGTACGATAAGAATTTCGATAAGCGATACACGATCGGGAAGTTGTTGGGTCATGGTCAATTCGGGTACACCTATGTTGCTACCGATAAGGCTAATGGGGATCGAGTTGCGGTTAAGAGAATTGATAAGAACAAG ATGATTCTACCTATCGCCGTTGAAGATGTTAAGCGAGAAGTAAAGATATTAAAGGAGCTTGCAGGCCATGAGAATGTTGTCCAGTTTTATAATGCCTTTGAAGATGATTCTTATGTGTTTATAGTTATGGA gTTATGTGAAGGTGGTGAGTTGCTGGACCGGATTTTGGAGAA GAAGGACAGCCGTTACACTGAAAAGGATGCAGCAGTAGTTGTAAGGCAGATGCTTAAGGTTGCAGCTGAGTGTCATTTACATGGTCTGGTGCACCGTGACATGAAACCTGAG aattttcttttcaagtcaAAAGCCTTAGACTCTCCTTTGAAGGCCACAGATTTTGGTTTGTCAGACTTTATAAAACCAG GCAAGAAGTTCCAAGATATTGTTGGCAGTGCTTATTATGTTGCTCCTGAAGTGTTGAGACGGAAGTCTGGGCCTGAATCAGATGTTTGGAGTATTGGTGTGATTACCTACATTTTGCTTTGCGGGAGGCGCCCATTCTGGGATAAGACCGAAGATGGTATATTTAAGGAG GTCTTAAGGAACAAGCCTGATTTTCGCCGCAAACCATGGCCAACCATAAGTACCAGTGCTAAAGATTTTGTTAAGAAGATACTGGTAAAGGATCCTCGAGCAAGGCTAACTGCTGCTCAGGCTCTAT CACACCCATGGGTTAGAGAAGGAGGCAATGCATCAGAGATTCCTATTGATATATCTGTTCTAAATAACATGCGCCAGTTCGTGAGGTACAGTCGTTTGAAACAGTTTGCTCTAAGG GCATTAGCTAGCACACTTAATGCCGAGGAGCTGTCTGATCTCAAGGATCAATTTGATGCAATTGATGTGGATAAGAACGGTTCCATTAGTCTTGAAGAAATGAGACAG GCACTTGCTAAAGATGTCCCTTGGAAATTGAAAGATTCACGGGTCCTTGAGATACTGGAAGCG ATTGACAGCAACACAGATGGGCTTGTGGATTTCACCGAGTTTGTGGCAGCCACTCTGCATGTGCATCAATTGGAGGAGCATGACTCTGAGAAGTGGCAGCAGCGCTCACGGGCAGCCTTTGAGAAATTCGACATAGATAAAGATGGGTTTATAACTCCAGAGGAACTTAAAATG CACACGGGATTAAGAGGTTCTATTGATCCACTTCTCGAAGAGGCCGATATTGACAAAGATGGGAAGATCAGCCTATCAGAATTCCGTAGACTTCTAAGAACTGCAAGCATTAGTTCGAAAACCGTGACTAGCCCGCCTGGTCAACGGAATGCTAGGAAGGTGTAG